GGGCTTCGGTTTTTTCTTTCGCCTCCATGGACCTCGCACGAGCGGCGTCCGCCGCAGGAAGGCTCGGCGCTTCATCGCGGTATTTCGCAGATTCCGTGAGCATCAAGTTGTGAGCCCACACCGGCAACCTCGGCGTACTGAAAAACCCTTCGATGTAACGGTCGCGCTCGTACCAGGCGAGCGCGTGAACGTGCCTGATGGCGCGCAGACAGCCGACGACTTCTTCCAGCTCGGCTGGCGTGGGGAAGTGCTTCGAGGTGCGGAGGATGATGGGACCCGCCTCTTCAATGAGGGCCGGATCTTCACGGCGAAAGCAGCCCGCGAAGATGCCGCCCAGCGATCTCAGATTGCGGCGGTCCTGGCCCGGATAGACCTCATCCCAAATGGCGAGCCACCGTCCGATCGCCCTCTTCAAGGAACTCAGCGAGCTCGAGCGCTTTGCGTCGATGTCGCAGGTCGGCGCGGGTGGCGAACTCCTCTTCGGCCTGGATAAAGCGGTCGAAGCTGGCACAGAAGAATGCAAGCGAACCTCCCTGTCTCTGGTAGAACTCGTCCGTGGAATTGAGCATGATCCGGTACCGACGTTCGAACTCCTGGAGTGATAGCTCGGGGCGGCGCTTCCGTAGCCGGTGAAACTGCTTGAAATCCTTGTCGTCCCACGTCGGTTGCTGCTCGTACTTTTCGAGGAAAAGCTGGACGGCAAGATCGGTGAAGGCGCGCGGCGAGGGCGCAGCCGGTTTTTCAGGCTGCGCTTCCGGTTCCTCTGGCGGTTCTACTGACGGTTCTACTAACGGTTCTACTGACGGGTCGGGTGAAGCTGGCTTCACCCTTTCATGTCGAAGACTGCACCCTTTGGTGTCGCAAACTTCACCCTTTTGCAGCTGGGCTTCACCCTTTTGCAACTGCGGTTCACCCTTTGCAACCTTAAAGGGTGAACTGGGCTTCGCCCTTTCTTGTTCAAAGGGTGCAACCGTTTCACCCTTCTCTTGTGGAAAGGGTGAATCAGGCTTCACCGTTCCTTGCTCAAAGGGTGCAACCGTTTCACCCTTTGGCTGACGATGTTCCTTCCAGGGCGGACGTTTGGGGAGGGCGCTTTCGATGAGCCGGTATTCGGTGGGGTGGCCCTTCCCTCCGCATCCGTGGGCTTCAACTTGTAGGACTCCCTGGGCGCGCAGATCGGAGAGACCGTTTTGGATGGCGCGTTCCGAGCGGCCAAGCAGCCATGCCATGTATGCGACGGAGGGATAGATGCTCGTCCCGTCATCGTTGGCGATGTCGGCGAGTGCCGCCGCGAGCGGTTTGAGATGTGGGGCCAGCGCGGATTGCCACACCTTGCCAGCCAGGAATCCGCTCACGCCGTCGCACCCTCCGGTCTGGGCTGCTTTGCCGATTCGAGTGATGGGAAGGGTGCGTCGTGGTCCCGGCGCGCAAACCGTTCGAGCTCGTGCCGAGGGATCAAGACGCGCCCGCCGATGCGCCGAACCGTGATCTCCTTCAGCACGATGTAGCGGTGCAGAGTGCGAAGGCCGATCGAGAGTGCCTGGGCGGCTTCCTTGCGGGTCAGCAAAATCTTTTCCATGCGGGTCTCCTGGGTCGTGAGTTGACGTAGGGAACAGTCTTGGGTTTAGGGTCCCTGCGGTTTGGCGGTCCGCAGGCTCTCGAAAAAGCGCCGAATGGCGTCGCGGAGTTCGGGCGAGGCGCGGCGATGGCGGTGGACAACTTTCCAGACTTGGCCGCGCGTGACGCCGGCCAGCCGTGCAATCGACGCCTGGGCCTTGGCGGTATGGCGAATACGACGGGCCAATCCGGGCGTCAAAACTTTCGCTTGTGTTGTCCGGGCCATCTGAGTAGAATCCGCCACTGTACGGAAACGACGTATCCGAAACGAAGCACCCAACTATATACACCCGTACGGATGTGTCAAGAGGAAAAAATGGTAGCCGAGAATCTCTTTGTTACCGCCATCCATCAGCTGCGTAAAACCCTCGGCCTGACTCAGGAAGGCATGGCACGTCAGCTAGGATGTACGCTCGGGTCGTTCCAGCGATGGGAGCTGGGAACCAGAATTCCAAGCGGCGAATACCTGATCAAGATGATCCATATGTGTCCCGACGATAAGTGCCGGGCCGCGTTTGGACTCAAGGGGGGCAAGGTGGATTCGGCAGCCCTCTCCATGCTCCAGAAGATCGCGGTTCGCCAGCATCGGGTCCTGCAAGAATCCCTGGCCGTGCTGGAAGAGCTGCGAGCGGGGGGGTCAACTGAGGCTGCCGAAAGACTCGCCATGATGTCGAAAGTGTTGAGCAACGTGGTTGCAGCCGTTCTTGCGCTGGAGAAAGAAAAGCCGAGGAAGAGATAAAGTCTGTTTTGGCACGCATGCCATGGCCAGAAGGTCAAAGGAGAGGGAATGGAGGAGATCGCAAAGGACTGTGAGATCGTGGCGGCAGGATGCCCGGAATACCAACTGGCCGTCCGGGCCGCCCAGCTTCTGCTGGAATTGGTGATGGATGGGTCCGAACACGCATCTGGGCTTCTCGCACGCTATTCCGAACTGACCGTGGACGAATCGACGCTGGCTTTCCATGGCGTACGAGCCGACCGCTCGGGGGCTTTCTTACTGGACGAAGACAGAGATGGGTCCGGCGAAAACGAAGATGGCGAGGGAGCTGTTGGGGAGGAGCATGAACCCACCGAGCCAATTCCCCTCCCCGGGGCGACCCTTGCGATGGCGGCTGCTCGCGCTTGAGTGGGCAAGCTGAAGCTCTAAGCGACTAAGTGGCAATCATGGGGGTCCAATGAGAGGCGTGTACGAGTACCCGAAGGACTCGGGTGTCTGGTGGATCCACTATCACGACTATCAGGGGAAGCGGCACCGTGAGAAGGCGGGCACGAATTCCGCCGCCATCAAGCTGTACCACAAGCGCAAGACCGAGGCGCTCCTGGGCCGGAAGCTTCCCGAGCTTCTAAGGAGACGCCCCGTCACGTTCGATGATTTGATCACGGATGCGCTGGAGCACTCGAAAAGACATCACGGGGTGAAGACGCAGGCTGTCGCAGGGTGGATGCTGGCCGTGCTGCGTGAGCGGTTCGGCAAGCAGCCGGCCGAGGCAATCACGCCCAAGCAGGTCGAAGAATTTCTGGCTGAGCGCGCACGGACCAAGACCACTTCCAACCGCTGGCGTTCGCTCGTGTCACTTCTTTACCGGCTGGGCGAGGACAATGGGAGGGTCGAGGTCAACCCCATCCGCAAGGTAAAGCGGCACCGCGAGAATAATACGCGCGACCGGTTCCTATCGGCCGACGAGGAGAAAAAGCTCCGGGCCAACATCCGCGAGCTGTCCCCAGAGAAGGAGCCCGAGTTCGATCTGGCGCTGTACACCGGCATGCGCGCCGGGGAGCAGTATGGCTTGCAGTGGCGGGACGTGAACCTGGACCTCGGGTTGATCACGATCCCGCGCAGCAAACATGGAGAGAAACGCTTCGTGCGGCTGAACGCCGCCGCGCGACTGGCGCTGGCGCGCCTGCGAGCGCGATATAAGCATGAGCCCAAGGGCGAGCACCTAGTGTGCCCAACGGAAGACCACCGGCAGCGGCGCTGGTTTCAAGAATGCTGCTTGGAGGCAGGCGTATTGAACTTCCGATGGCACGACCTACGGCACACGTTTGGCAGCCGTCTGGTCATGGCCGGCGTCGACCTGCGCACGGTCCAAGAGCTGCTCGGGCACAGGGGGATCACAACCACTCTCAGATATGCGCACTTGGCGCCGGGCCACCTCCAAGAGGCCGTCGAGCGCCTGAACCCGACAGCCACCAGAACAGCCACCAGACGACGGACCAGGGTTGCCAGCAGGAAGCAACTCGTCATGTAAGTCATGAGAAATGAACGTGGTGCGAAAGGGGGGATTCGAACCCCCACCCCTTGCGGGACCAGATCCTAAGTCTGGCGCGTCTGCCAATTCCGCCACTTTCGCGCGCGACTATTATAATGCAGCAGACTCCGGCCACGGCACTGCGGTTTACGGCAGGGGGGTTCCCTTCCGGGATTGGTCGTCATCGCTTGACACAAGAACCCGCGGCTCCGCGCCAGCGCAAGCCCACGCCTTTGCAGTCTTCTTGACCTCGACGTAGAATCAGGCACATGGAGTTGGATCCTGCTTCTAATCCCATCCTTCTCGCCACAGTCTTCTTGGCCGTTTGGGTCGGCCTTGGAGTGCTAGTGAGCCATGTTGGAGGATGGGCGTCGCTTGCCAGAGTCTACGGCATGACCAGCGGCTTCACGGGGGAACGCTGGATGTTCCAGAGCGCCAGGATGCGCTACTGGACAAACTACGGCAACTGCCTAACGGTGGGTGCCGGTTACGAGGGGTTTTACGTTTCGATCCTTTTCCTCTTCCGCATCGGCCACCCACCCTTGTTCATTCCCTGGAGAGAAATTTCCGTCAGCCGAAAAAAACTGCTGGGCTGGGAAATCGTCGAGCTTCGCCTGGGACGTGAACTCGCCATCCCGTTCCACATTACTTCGCGCCTCGCCGAGCGCCTCCAGACTGCCGCCGGGTCAGCTTGGCCGACGCAAGGTATTGGATAGCCCCCCAACCTCCTAATCAGACGGGTTCGTGCCGGCGGCCGTGGCTTCTGCTAGAGTAAGCTGCCGATGCGTTCCTTCTACGCGACCTGCGGCATCGTGGCGGCGACGTCTCTGGGGCTCGTGCTCCTGCACCTCCCCATGCTTCACCTTCCCTACTTCTGGGACGAAGCCGGGTACTACGTTCCCGCGGCGCTGGATTTTTCGCGCGCGTGGCTGTTGATTCCGGAAAGCACTTTGCCGACCGGGCACACGCCGCTGGTGATGGTCTATCTTGGACTCTTGTGGTGGGTGTTCGGATTTTCGCCACTGGTGACGCGCACGGCGATGATTCTGGTGGCGACGGGGGCCGTCGTCGCCACATACGCGCTGGCGCGGCGCGTCACCGAACGAGAGCCGGCGGTATGGAGCGCGATGCTGCTGGCGATCTCGCCGATGTTCTTCACGCAGAGCTCGCTCGTATACCTCGACCTCGCCGCCGGGCTTTTCACGGTTCTGGCGGTTCTGGCGCTGCTCGACCGTCGTATGGAGAGGTTCGCGCTCGCCGCGACGCTCGCCGTCCTGACCAAAGAGACGGCGGTGGTGATGTTGCCCGTGGCGTGGGCGT
The Euryarchaeota archaeon DNA segment above includes these coding regions:
- a CDS encoding glycosyltransferase family 39 protein, translating into MRSFYATCGIVAATSLGLVLLHLPMLHLPYFWDEAGYYVPAALDFSRAWLLIPESTLPTGHTPLVMVYLGLLWWVFGFSPLVTRTAMILVATGAVVATYALARRVTEREPAVWSAMLLAISPMFFTQSSLVYLDLAAGLFTVLAVLALLDRRMERFALAATLAVLTKETAVVMLPVAWAFVLWRGRTQHAPADAASGAQALLSLKGIGGQAAMPLHENTVEGKAQHAAPLRDWIALTFPLLPLVAWSIYYHHRTGYWTGNAQYLQYNLYTTLDPGRVFWSLMRRLYEVFVGGFNWVLVVGAALGVWWTLSHRDSEAQRAVKEQPEEVGNRVESKPRPLRA
- a CDS encoding site-specific integrase, coding for MRGVYEYPKDSGVWWIHYHDYQGKRHREKAGTNSAAIKLYHKRKTEALLGRKLPELLRRRPVTFDDLITDALEHSKRHHGVKTQAVAGWMLAVLRERFGKQPAEAITPKQVEEFLAERARTKTTSNRWRSLVSLLYRLGEDNGRVEVNPIRKVKRHRENNTRDRFLSADEEKKLRANIRELSPEKEPEFDLALYTGMRAGEQYGLQWRDVNLDLGLITIPRSKHGEKRFVRLNAAARLALARLRARYKHEPKGEHLVCPTEDHRQRRWFQECCLEAGVLNFRWHDLRHTFGSRLVMAGVDLRTVQELLGHRGITTTLRYAHLAPGHLQEAVERLNPTATRTATRRRTRVASRKQLVM
- a CDS encoding helix-turn-helix transcriptional regulator, whose product is MVAENLFVTAIHQLRKTLGLTQEGMARQLGCTLGSFQRWELGTRIPSGEYLIKMIHMCPDDKCRAAFGLKGGKVDSAALSMLQKIAVRQHRVLQESLAVLEELRAGGSTEAAERLAMMSKVLSNVVAAVLALEKEKPRKR
- a CDS encoding helix-turn-helix domain-containing protein, translated to MEKILLTRKEAAQALSIGLRTLHRYIVLKEITVRRIGGRVLIPRHELERFARRDHDAPFPSLESAKQPRPEGATA